In Schizosaccharomyces osmophilus chromosome 1, complete sequence, the genomic window CCCTCTATGTTAATGGGACAACGATCTTCGTGAGGGCAAGGAGCTAGAATTCTTGCATCTAGGCGGTCATTTTCCttatctttttctctatttaataaaaatgatcTAGCTCTCTTAATGGCATGAAATCCATGTTTTGAGCCTTGCTCAGTTAAGATTACGATACCTCCTTTGTTCAACAGAGACCAAAGCGCACGTAAGTATCCAAAAAGCTCTTCATCTGAACCACACTCAAGAAGGCGATTAGAAGCGATAACTAAATCGTAGTTCCCTTTTTGGGAAAGCGGCAATCGGCCTAAAAGTTCGGGATTTAAATTCTCAGAATCCAGCGAAGCACCAATGGTTTGATTGACttgttttataatttcACGGAGAAAactgttttcttctacaACAGAAAACGGAATCGTCGagggaaaaaaagattgaCTCAAAATCGCACCCAAGCTTGGTCCTTTTCCGCAATCCAAAACTTTCAGTTGGTCGCTCGgtttacttttcaaaagacttTTGAGTTCATAAAATATGTGATATAACGAGGCATACTGATACGGCatcgtttcttttaaatacGCGATAATTTGGCCGTCTGTCATTGTCTTTGTAGATTCCTCTTTCCAAGGACGGGAAATCGGAGTCTTCGCTTCCTCTTCCCTGTGTTTGTGTATTTTACTAGTCAAGCTTTTAATTCGACCCTTGTCGGCATTGATTAAAAGTTCATCTATACAAAGATTGAAAGCAGTATGAAGATGCAAATCGCCAGACTTTTTTTgatctttcaaaagaaatttataTAAAGTAGGAGAGCCCGGATCCAAAGCACCATTGTCCAGCTTACTTACTTGTTCAACTTGTGTGGAATATCTCCTCGATAGAAACCTGACCCAATTCGTTCCTGTCGGCTGTACAAGGCATTTATTTAaactgtttttcttcaatttggtgattgaatttttaaacTGACACCGAGAAACCCATTTTAAATGATACATATGAGTGTTTCATTAataattaaacaaaaattaatgttttggaaaatataAGAGACGAGGGCATGTTTGCATGTTAATTCGCAATGTTACCCATTTGAAAGGTAACAACATTCTGAgtaattttgaaagaagtcaattcttgtttgttattctatttttctttgttatttcgtataaaataaaagaaagcagaGAATTTGATGACGATTCTGCGTTGTTTTATCATGTGTAAACTAAACCTCCTACCAAGTcgcgtaaacaaaagcaagattcaaacataaaaaaaccTTCAAACTTCGAATACTTTTGCATTCCCACATACAGGGAACCATATGAATACACTTTACCGAAGACCGTCATTAACTgtgtcttttttctcttttttttgtttgtttacactaAAGTAATAGCAAATTGTGGTTTTTAAGAACTGGATTAACTGGATTGATACACTGCATGGTATACTATCtataatttatattaaaaGACATTTAAATGAAAGTAGTTATTGATGGAATGCGTATTCTCATgttattcatttttcattagCACAAGTCAGTAAGAATAAACAGTAAACAATAtagcagaaaaagaactcaTATTTAAACAGAGCTTCCTTTTATCTCTCTATTTGTTCTATTGATATTGgtaaaaaaattgagaaatggatttttttcatgttgTCTAAActactttttttgaatcaaatACACGATTGCATTTCCTGCTAAAACCAACCACATGAAGAGTATTCTATAATAATTAACTTACAAAAACTGTACTTTGAAAGGAATTACACGCTTCTGAAAGGATTTGCTAAATATGtcaatgaaaagaaagcgtATTTTCCATCATCCTCAGGCGACGGCACCATTGAGTGACGAAACAAACCAACGATGCGCATTCCCAGAAGTAGTTGAGAATCAAGGCAATTTGCAAGATGTTCAAATACCTCTCGATGGTTTAGACTATCTTGCTGCCGTAAGGTAATAGCTAACTTTCAAAAGGTTATTGGAAAAGCATGACCATTTCAATCGCCTTCATCTACATAATTATGGAAAATAACTAATGGATTCATCTAGAAAAGAAGCCATGTCtctcaattcttttaaaagcGCAAGTATACAACCAGAAAAATCAGAGACCAAATCTCATAATCCTCTGTACAAAGAAGTTACACAGCCCGTCTGCTCTCCAGAGCCTCTCTTGAAGGATCTTTATCATATGGTGGAAAAACATAACAAAAAGTTAACCACCTACCCTCCGCATTTGTTGTTAGACAGTTCCACATTACCTAGTACTTTACAAGGATGGAGACAAACTATAGCAAACGAAAAGCCTTCGTGGGCTTTTGTAGCGAGTACTGACTTAGCTACTATTCtgaatatttttgaaaattgtGCTTACTGGTTGGAAAATGATACCCTTGATGTTCAGGTAAGCATATTCTAGCTACTAACTCTTTACACAAGCCATATGGATTGATTTTTAACAAACGTATAGTCTCAGTggctgttttgtttttgctgcAAACTACCGGATATTTTGAACGGCGAAGATGTATCTACGTTGAGATCTGCTTTGCGCTCGTTGAGAAGTACACATACTACCTTCCCGTCTATTCAAACATCAGCTTCTACTTTGAATGCTGTTTTGGTATTTCGTTATGGTCAGAGCGATCTGCTATAGTTTTGACTTTTACTATTATCATTGTAAGATAGATGTGCATAACAGTGGAAGTGCTTGGTTTTATTTAGAGTGATActattttaattatttaGATTCTGTTAGTCGCCTataaatgcttttttttactgGGTTTATTTTGATAGAATCGCttatactttttgtttcagcACGgcatttataaaaataaaagaataataataagaataagaaaaagaaaaagaaatttataaaatattaATCATCGAATAGATTTTTGTATAATAACTCCCAAGTAAAAGCGTAATATCTATATAACATTAATTCTCCAGTTTTACTTTAGCATAAGTTGTCGAAAATAAACAGTTCATGGAAAGCCCATCTTTGCTAGAGGTTCTTCAAGTGCaagaaattgatgaattgaTTTTACCATCtataaaatatatttttgcTGTAAGCTCAGTCAAAGACTGTTTTGTCTAATAAATCGTAGTATTTCACACATAGATATCCTAGACATTTATTACGTGTCTACAACTCCCTGGACGATTTTTAtaatgttttgaaagtcGTTATTGAATATCGAAGCCtaaaaaaatggaattgTACATCGGTTGAAAGGAGGTTTCAATTGAAGCGAGTCAAATATGTGAAAAACGCAGAAAGTCTAGCTAGTCTGTTTCCGGAAGAAGTTAATTCAGCTGTTAAGCTGAGTCAAATGGGTATTTTAacgaaaatttttttgagcGTAAGTTTTGAAACTTTGGTTGTCCTCCATCCATACTGACTTTTGTTAGTATTGTGCGCCATACTTAATTTCTAAATTTAATACGTTGTCGGATAGTACAAGGTTTCTAGAGTTGAATATCAATTACAATACGGAACATAACAGCACAGAGAGTGAAGGTCATGGACGTCCAAGTGTTTTTCGGACCTTTTGCTCAAAGATCCTATCAAAACTGAAGAGACTCTCGACCATATTGAAGTTTACGTTTCAATTAGCATCCaagttttacaaaaatctTCGATGGATTTATTACCTGCTATTTGCTTTGGGTATAATTCCATTCTCCAATCCTGTCGATCATTTATTAAAGCAACGTCTTGTTTACGATACCAGGATTTCCAACATTACTTCCGAAAAAGCACCTAATTTGTATGCGCTTCCTTCACTTCTAGACAACTCGATGAATATTTTCCTATCACTAGTCCAGGTTTTAGACTGGTGGCAGACAAATGATTATGCCACTCAAATTAAGAAAGGAAGAGTCGCATTTACTGAGCTTGAACCACCAGAACTTTCTGTCAAGAATACATCTCTCACAAAGAACATTTGTAGAATTTGTGGCCACACTATTAAAAACCCGGCCGTTTTAACTACCGGCTTTGTATTTTGCTATCCATGCATCCAGAGCTGGCTTAAGGATAATCCCTTCATATGCCCGGTCacaaaattgaatttaatcagaaaagaaaattcattttggaGGATAATGGTGTAATCGTCTATCCAAGTTCATCATCTAAggaaatataaaaacaccaaatgttttgaaattattaATTATTTGCAATGTCAGTCCAAAGAGTTTTAGCGTTCTTTGTTAATGTATCGCTTAAGATAGTTAGCgggttttgttttacatATATTTCATGAATCATGTCGAGTTTTCCCAGAATCCTTCCATCCATAATAAGTCCAATGAGTGATTGTTCAATAATGTACGTAGTCACACCCAGCTTCTCAGCTAGCAAACTCAACCGCACAGTCGTGTAAGGTTGAATCAATTCCAACAGAACCTGGCTTCTGATACTATAAAGGATTTTATCAACGTACTGACGAATAAAATCATCTTCCATAATATCTTGCCGGTGCTCAATGAGCAACTTTTCCACCTCTTTAATATCACGTTTTTGATATGCTTCCACCAATTTAGTCATAGCAATGACATGTGGGTTTTCTTTGTACGGTTGGGTCTCTGGGGAATCGAAAGGATTAATTTCAGATTCGCAAAGCATATTAGATAAAACAAGATATTTTAGCACCCGAACACGGGCCGTAGAACCAGCTTCATCATAACACttgaaagattcaaaaaagtttgtCTGTGCTTCAGACCACTGCCCTTCTTGCATATGCATTTTACCACCGCATTCGCGAATAATACCCATGATTTTAGGATGAGGGATGGCAGTTTTGATTCTGAGGGAACTTTGATATAACTCCTTTAATCGTTTATTGTCCTCAAGACTAGAATACATTTGAATTTCCAGTGAATAAAGTTCCAACAAATGTGTCTCTCTATTTTGGTCTGTAACAGAAGTGTTTTCATTTGAGAGAAGAAGATGCATCTGCCGCAAAAGAGACTTAAACTTGACATAATTTTTCTGCGAAAGGAAGAATCGAGCTACGTGCATCAATGATTTCATCGTTAATCGTTCATTATTAAGCTTCTGAAGAGCTTGAGTTGTAATTTCATAAAACGTTTCCAAGAACCGAGCATTGCTAGAAGACGATGCATAATCCACTATGTTAtaaattgatttttctgCATAATTTTTAGTGATACTCGGCCATTCTGCATAATCAAGTAATTGCTGATAATACTTTAACATCTAAAATTTAAACAGGTCAGCACAGGAGCCTAGCCATATAAATGGTGCATACCTCATCCAGCTGATCCATACGGAACACGATCTTTAAAACCTGCTTTAAAGACTTAAAAGCCCTATAAAGTTCATTAGTATTCATAAGCGTAAGTTATTGTGAGTGCTTAccattcattct contains:
- a CDS encoding SMN complex subunit Yip11/Gem2 produces the protein MSMKRKRIFHHPQATAPLSDETNQRCAFPEVVENQGNLQDVQIPLDGLDYLAAVRKEAMSLNSFKSASIQPEKSETKSHNPLYKEVTQPVCSPEPLLKDLYHMVEKHNKKLTTYPPHLLLDSSTLPSTLQGWRQTIANEKPSWAFVASTDLATILNIFENCAYWLENDTLDVQSQWLFCFCCKLPDILNGEDVSTLRSALRSLRSTHTTFPSIQTSASTLNAVLVFRYGQSDLL
- the pex12 gene encoding peroxisomal ubiquitin-protein ligase E3 Pex12, with amino-acid sequence MESPSLLEVLQVQEIDELILPSIKYIFAYFTHRYPRHLLRVYNSLDDFYNVLKVVIEYRSLKKWNCTSVERRFQLKRVKYVKNAESLASLFPEEVNSAVKLSQMGILTKIFLSYCAPYLISKFNTLSDSTRFLELNINYNTEHNSTESEGHGRPSVFRTFCSKILSKLKRLSTILKFTFQLASKFYKNLRWIYYLLFALGIIPFSNPVDHLLKQRLVYDTRISNITSEKAPNLYALPSLLDNSMNIFLSLVQVLDWWQTNDYATQIKKGRVAFTELEPPELSVKNTSLTKNICRICGHTIKNPAVLTTGFVFCYPCIQSWLKDNPFICPVTKLNLIRKENSFWRIMV
- the csn2 gene encoding COP9/signalosome complex subunit Csn2, coding for MADDFMLEDDEDYEFEFEDDDDDMVEPDVDVENSYYYSKALREEDAGAAVKSFLEIVDKCKSEKNEWAFKSLKQVLKIVFRMDQLDEMLKYYQQLLDYAEWPSITKNYAEKSIYNIVDYASSSSNARFLETFYEITTQALQKLNNERLTMKSLMHVARFFLSQKNYVKFKSLLRQMHLLLSNENTSVTDQNRETHLLELYSLEIQMYSSLEDNKRLKELYQSSLRIKTAIPHPKIMGIIRECGGKMHMQEGQWSEAQTNFFESFKCYDEAGSTARVRVLKYLVLSNMLCESEINPFDSPETQPYKENPHVIAMTKLVEAYQKRDIKEVEKLLIEHRQDIMEDDFIRQYVDKILYSIRSQVLLELIQPYTTVRLSLLAEKLGVTTYIIEQSLIGLIMDGRILGKLDMIHEIYVKQNPLTILSDTLTKNAKTLWTDIANN